In the genome of Halapricum salinum, one region contains:
- a CDS encoding DUF7575 domain-containing protein, producing the protein MTENSSDTVSGSQKRPWLAAALSLLYPGVGHLYLREWVRAALWFGLLVTAALVLFPADITPETASIDALIEMSRQLPLYAQLTMLVLTVLCMLDAYALASRHNETVSREAGEAASRCPSCGHDLEDEELDFCPWCAEPLSEE; encoded by the coding sequence ATGACCGAGAATTCCAGCGATACGGTGTCAGGATCGCAAAAGCGCCCGTGGCTCGCGGCTGCTCTCTCGTTGCTCTACCCAGGTGTGGGCCACCTCTACTTGCGGGAGTGGGTTCGAGCAGCGCTGTGGTTCGGGCTGCTCGTCACGGCTGCGCTCGTGCTCTTTCCCGCCGATATCACGCCGGAGACGGCCAGCATCGATGCACTGATCGAGATGAGCCGACAGCTCCCGCTGTACGCCCAGTTGACCATGCTGGTACTCACGGTGTTGTGCATGCTCGACGCCTACGCGCTGGCGAGCCGGCACAACGAGACTGTCTCCCGGGAAGCTGGCGAGGCCGCCAGTCGCTGTCCGTCATGCGGCCACGACCTCGAAGACGAAGAACTCGATTTCTGCCCGTGGTGTGCCGAACCGCTGAGTGAAGAGTAA
- a CDS encoding methyl-accepting chemotaxis protein, whose amino-acid sequence MASDTGGSGDGFGAASTSDVDAAELGSAIDELLRASENVSQSSQQISDLAQEQSDNMREVAGEVSNLSATVEEVASSANEVKAVSQQARQLANQGRDVADEAITAMEAVDDANEEVSDDVIQLRNRIDEIDEIVDVINDIADQTNMLALNASIEAARAGEAGEGFAVVADEVKSLAEESQQNAAEIEAMVSDIKDDTESTVDSIKEANEQVDEGIEQVGEAVEILKKIDQAVKEAAQGAEEVAEATDDQAASTEEVASMVDQTAESADRVASEIEQIAAANEQQAAKVNEIQSMISRLDLD is encoded by the coding sequence ATGGCTTCAGATACTGGTGGCTCCGGCGACGGGTTCGGAGCCGCGAGCACGTCAGACGTCGACGCGGCCGAACTCGGCAGCGCGATCGACGAACTGTTGCGCGCCTCCGAGAACGTCTCCCAGAGCTCACAGCAGATCAGCGATCTCGCCCAGGAACAGTCCGACAACATGCGCGAAGTGGCGGGCGAGGTATCGAACCTCTCCGCCACCGTCGAGGAAGTCGCCTCCAGTGCCAACGAGGTCAAGGCTGTCTCCCAGCAGGCCCGCCAGTTGGCGAATCAAGGCCGTGACGTCGCCGACGAGGCGATCACCGCCATGGAGGCCGTCGACGACGCCAACGAGGAGGTAAGCGACGACGTCATCCAGTTGCGCAACCGCATCGACGAGATCGACGAGATCGTCGACGTCATCAACGACATCGCCGACCAGACCAACATGCTGGCGCTGAACGCCTCGATCGAGGCCGCACGAGCTGGCGAGGCCGGCGAAGGCTTCGCGGTCGTCGCCGACGAGGTGAAGTCCCTGGCCGAGGAGTCCCAGCAGAACGCCGCCGAGATCGAGGCGATGGTGAGCGACATCAAAGACGACACCGAGAGCACCGTCGACTCGATCAAGGAGGCCAACGAACAGGTCGACGAAGGGATCGAGCAGGTCGGCGAGGCCGTCGAGATCCTGAAGAAGATCGACCAGGCCGTCAAGGAGGCCGCCCAGGGCGCCGAAGAAGTCGCCGAGGCCACCGACGACCAGGCCGCCTCCACCGAGGAAGTCGCGAGCATGGTCGATCAGACCGCCGAGTCCGCCGACCGCGTCGCCAGCGAGATCGAGCAGATCGCCGCCGCCAACGAACAGCAGGCCGCGAAGGTCAACGAGATCCAGAGCATGATCTCGCGGCTGGATCTGGACTAA
- a CDS encoding type I 3-dehydroquinate dehydratase produces the protein MNFDSFVLAAATADLHDEPDAREHADCVEFRMDLADDPLTALDAYDGELPILATNRAEWDGGEADDDATRLDVLETAVEYDAVEAVDIELKTMRDGGTTGTGQPGVDGERVAAHAREHGANVVVSWHDFEATPGMGELQETLREACEYGDVGKVAVTAQARADVLDLLVATRAATAEGDTVATMAMGEPGRHSRAVAPLYGSRIGYAPVDPAEATAPGQYDLTTLRKLIDTLAGESQA, from the coding sequence ATGAACTTCGACTCGTTCGTGCTGGCGGCCGCAACCGCCGACCTGCACGACGAACCCGACGCCCGCGAGCACGCCGACTGCGTGGAGTTTCGGATGGATCTGGCCGACGATCCCCTGACCGCGCTCGACGCCTACGACGGTGAACTACCGATCCTCGCGACGAACCGTGCCGAGTGGGACGGCGGCGAGGCCGACGACGACGCGACACGACTGGACGTACTCGAAACCGCGGTCGAGTACGACGCCGTCGAGGCGGTCGATATCGAACTGAAGACCATGCGCGACGGCGGGACGACCGGCACCGGACAGCCGGGCGTCGACGGCGAGCGCGTGGCCGCTCACGCCCGCGAGCACGGCGCGAACGTGGTCGTCTCATGGCACGACTTCGAGGCCACGCCCGGGATGGGAGAGTTACAGGAGACGCTGCGTGAGGCCTGCGAGTACGGCGACGTCGGCAAAGTCGCCGTGACGGCCCAGGCACGAGCGGACGTGCTGGACCTGCTGGTCGCGACCCGGGCTGCGACCGCCGAGGGCGACACCGTTGCGACGATGGCGATGGGCGAACCCGGCCGTCACTCCCGGGCGGTCGCGCCCCTCTACGGCTCGCGGATCGGGTACGCGCCCGTCGATCCCGCCGAGGCGACCGCGCCGGGGCAGTACGATCTGACGACGCTGCGGAAACTGATCGACACGCTCGCGGGAGAAAGTCAAGCTTAA
- a CDS encoding DNA-methyltransferase — translation METTHRIVTGDARDLDLPSDSVDLVVTSPPYPMIEMWDDVFAALDPAIGAALDAGDGDRAFDLMHDVLDSVWAELQRVLAPGAIAAINVGDATRNLDRFRQYPNTAEITRRLRERGFDVLPDIVWRKPANSGAKFMGSGMIPPNAYPTLEHESILLVRNGGRRSFPAGADRRYESAYFWEERNRWFSDLWTDVRGTGQDLDAGVRDRSGAFPVEIPLRLIRMFSVYGDTVLDPFWGTGTTSLAAMFAGRHSVGYERDADLRAAFDHRIDGVSVRSRERARERLQRHESWVADHEADGGDLEYEADYYDTPVRTKQERGIRLYTVADVRETADGYTATHAPYDP, via the coding sequence GTGGAGACGACCCATCGAATCGTCACGGGCGACGCACGCGACCTCGACCTCCCCAGCGACAGCGTCGACCTCGTCGTCACCTCACCGCCGTACCCGATGATCGAGATGTGGGACGACGTCTTCGCCGCTCTCGATCCCGCTATCGGCGCGGCGCTCGACGCCGGCGACGGCGACCGTGCCTTCGATTTGATGCACGACGTTCTGGACTCGGTGTGGGCCGAACTGCAGCGCGTGCTCGCACCCGGCGCGATCGCGGCGATCAACGTCGGCGACGCCACCCGCAATCTCGATCGCTTTCGGCAGTATCCCAACACTGCGGAGATCACGCGCCGCCTTCGCGAGCGCGGCTTCGACGTGCTCCCCGATATCGTCTGGCGAAAACCCGCAAACAGCGGCGCGAAGTTCATGGGATCGGGGATGATTCCGCCGAACGCCTATCCGACGCTCGAGCACGAGTCGATCCTGCTCGTCCGCAACGGCGGCCGCCGGTCGTTTCCGGCCGGGGCCGATCGCCGCTACGAGAGCGCGTACTTCTGGGAGGAGCGCAACCGCTGGTTCTCGGACCTGTGGACCGACGTCCGTGGAACCGGCCAGGACCTCGACGCGGGCGTCCGAGACCGCTCGGGTGCGTTCCCGGTCGAGATCCCGCTACGCCTGATCCGGATGTTTTCGGTCTACGGCGACACCGTCCTCGACCCCTTCTGGGGGACCGGCACGACCAGCCTGGCCGCGATGTTCGCGGGCCGACACTCGGTGGGTTACGAACGCGACGCCGACCTCCGGGCGGCGTTCGACCACCGCATCGACGGGGTCAGCGTGCGTTCGCGCGAACGTGCTCGCGAGCGACTCCAGCGTCACGAATCGTGGGTCGCCGATCACGAAGCCGACGGCGGCGACCTCGAATACGAGGCCGACTATTACGACACGCCTGTTCGGACGAAACAGGAGCGCGGAATCCGCCTCTATACCGTCGCGGACGTTCGCGAGACTGCGGACGGATACACGGCGACCCACGCGCCCTACGACCCCTAA
- a CDS encoding 16S ribosomal RNA methyltransferase A, which produces MDGPDHEGDAGSTLDDDREFRDPDALLARAGSRGDPNRDQHFLVDDRVLDRLPSYATEIDADLSHVLEIGAGNGALTDRLLAVAEKVTAVERDPDLAAFLREEFADEIAAGRLTVIEGDALNVDLPEFSASISNLPYGVSSEITFRLLPRGVPLILMFQQEFAERMAADPGTDEYGRLSVTTGHYADVEVVEPVPKEAFSPPPAVESAVVRALPREPDYEVPDDEVFMDFVKAVFTQRRKTMRNAIRNTGHISGLDDPDAVVDAAEKSLMSKRAGDVTPAEFANLARLAVEVGEP; this is translated from the coding sequence ATGGACGGACCCGACCACGAGGGGGACGCTGGCAGCACCCTCGACGACGACCGCGAGTTTCGCGACCCCGACGCACTGCTCGCTCGCGCCGGTTCGCGCGGCGACCCCAACCGCGACCAGCACTTCCTGGTCGACGACCGCGTGCTCGACCGGCTGCCGAGCTACGCGACCGAGATCGACGCCGACCTGAGCCACGTGCTGGAGATCGGCGCGGGCAACGGCGCGCTCACCGATCGACTGCTCGCGGTCGCCGAGAAGGTCACCGCGGTCGAACGCGACCCCGACCTCGCCGCGTTCCTCCGCGAGGAGTTCGCCGACGAGATCGCGGCCGGTCGCCTGACCGTGATCGAGGGCGACGCGCTGAACGTCGACCTGCCCGAGTTCTCCGCGTCGATCTCGAATTTGCCCTACGGCGTCTCCAGCGAGATCACCTTCCGACTGTTGCCTCGTGGCGTCCCACTGATCCTGATGTTCCAGCAGGAGTTCGCAGAACGGATGGCCGCCGACCCCGGGACCGACGAGTACGGCCGCCTGTCGGTGACGACGGGCCACTACGCCGACGTCGAGGTGGTCGAGCCCGTTCCCAAAGAGGCGTTCTCGCCGCCGCCGGCCGTCGAGAGTGCGGTCGTCCGGGCGCTGCCCCGCGAGCCCGACTACGAGGTTCCTGACGACGAAGTGTTCATGGACTTCGTGAAGGCCGTGTTCACCCAGCGCCGGAAGACGATGCGCAACGCGATCCGCAACACCGGCCACATCTCGGGGCTGGACGACCCCGACGCGGTGGTCGACGCTGCCGAGAAATCGCTGATGAGCAAACGGGCAGGTGACGTCACGCCCGCCGAGTTCGCGAACCTGGCACGCCTCGCGGTCGAGGTGGGCGAGCCGTGA
- a CDS encoding mechanosensitive ion channel family protein has protein sequence MSAAGTVPVDVPLAAVGQLFSTPTERWAGTAAVLVGVLLASWAIRQVGLVLRDRYDPSGSLLEAAQAALIVVLSAAAIAAVLNIWDASAEATAISETFDPSPTTVVRALVSLLLLLGAWGATVFAKRLINVVFEEHDAFSRHQREVGYHVVQLSLYLLALVAGVAVWGIDLSDILLGAGFLSVVVGLAARQTLASVLAGFVLLFGRPFDIGDWIAVDEHEGIVTDVSIFNTEVRTFNGEYVTVPNDVVTAKSLVNRSRRGRLRIDVEVGVDYDEDVEQARELATEAMRDIDIEEIRDHPKPRTVLTGFGDSAVVMELRFWVDDPTAERRWTAQTAVVRSVKDAFEESEVTIPFPQRTLSSRPPDGLQLRGESRAVSESGEAE, from the coding sequence GTGAGCGCGGCCGGGACTGTCCCTGTCGACGTCCCACTCGCTGCCGTCGGTCAGCTATTCTCGACTCCGACCGAGCGGTGGGCGGGGACCGCGGCGGTGCTGGTCGGCGTGCTCCTCGCCAGCTGGGCCATCCGCCAGGTCGGACTGGTGTTGCGGGACCGCTACGATCCGAGCGGGAGTCTCCTCGAAGCCGCGCAAGCGGCGCTGATCGTCGTCCTCTCGGCGGCCGCGATCGCCGCCGTCCTGAACATCTGGGACGCCAGCGCGGAAGCGACGGCCATCTCGGAGACATTCGACCCCAGCCCGACGACGGTCGTCCGGGCGCTGGTGTCACTGCTGTTGTTGCTGGGGGCGTGGGGCGCGACCGTGTTCGCGAAGCGGCTGATCAACGTCGTCTTCGAGGAACACGACGCCTTCTCGCGCCACCAGCGCGAGGTCGGCTACCACGTCGTCCAGCTCTCGCTGTACCTGCTCGCGCTCGTCGCCGGCGTCGCCGTCTGGGGGATCGATCTCTCTGACATCCTGCTCGGGGCCGGCTTCCTGTCGGTCGTCGTCGGACTGGCAGCCCGCCAGACGCTGGCGTCGGTGCTGGCGGGATTTGTCCTCCTCTTTGGCCGGCCGTTCGACATCGGCGACTGGATCGCCGTCGACGAACACGAGGGGATCGTCACCGACGTCTCGATCTTCAACACCGAAGTGCGGACGTTCAACGGCGAGTACGTCACCGTGCCAAACGACGTCGTGACCGCGAAGAGCCTCGTCAATCGCTCGCGGCGGGGCCGCCTCCGGATCGACGTCGAGGTCGGCGTCGACTACGACGAGGACGTCGAGCAGGCCCGCGAGCTGGCGACCGAAGCCATGCGCGACATCGACATCGAGGAGATCCGCGACCACCCCAAACCCAGAACAGTCCTGACGGGATTCGGCGACTCTGCGGTCGTCATGGAGCTTCGATTCTGGGTCGACGACCCGACGGCCGAGCGACGGTGGACCGCCCAGACCGCGGTCGTCAGGTCGGTCAAGGACGCCTTCGAAGAGAGCGAGGTGACGATCCCGTTCCCACAGCGGACGCTCAGCAGTCGCCCGCCCGACGGGCTGCAGCTTCGAGGCGAGAGCCGGGCCGTCTCCGAGTCGGGTGAGGCTGAATGA
- a CDS encoding methionine synthase, with amino-acid sequence MSTREQFRPEDHENDHFLLTTVVGSYPKPKWHDRARELFEDDDSDFDLDDWEESKDDAARLITEEHERAGVDVVTDGEMRRNEMVEYFAHRIDGYDFNGRVKVWGHNYFDKPSVVDEVEYDEQWLVEEFEFTNDVADAPVKVPITGPYTLASWSFNEVYDDEEQLTYALADLVNEEIEALVDAGARYIQIDEPALATTPDDHAIVGEALERIVDDVPEDVRLGLHVCYGDYSRIYPEILDYPVEEYDLELANGGYEQLDVFKDDEFTKDFAMGVVDVHTAEVESVEEIKENIKKGLEVVPPEQLTVSPDCGVKLLPREVAYGKMENMVKAAREIEQELDAGEIDVVAGAEASADD; translated from the coding sequence ATGAGTACACGAGAGCAATTCCGACCGGAGGATCACGAGAACGACCACTTCCTGCTGACGACCGTCGTCGGCTCCTATCCCAAGCCCAAGTGGCACGACCGCGCCCGCGAACTGTTCGAGGATGACGACTCGGACTTCGATCTCGACGACTGGGAAGAGTCCAAAGACGACGCCGCCCGACTCATCACTGAAGAGCACGAACGCGCGGGCGTCGACGTCGTCACCGACGGCGAGATGCGCCGCAACGAGATGGTCGAGTACTTCGCCCACCGGATCGACGGCTACGACTTCAACGGCCGCGTCAAAGTGTGGGGGCACAACTACTTCGACAAGCCCTCCGTGGTCGACGAAGTCGAGTACGACGAGCAGTGGCTGGTCGAGGAGTTCGAGTTCACGAACGACGTCGCCGACGCCCCAGTCAAAGTGCCGATCACTGGCCCGTACACCCTGGCGTCGTGGAGCTTCAACGAGGTCTACGACGACGAGGAGCAGTTGACCTACGCGCTGGCCGACCTCGTGAACGAGGAGATCGAGGCGCTCGTCGATGCGGGTGCCCGCTACATCCAGATCGACGAGCCCGCGCTGGCGACGACGCCGGACGACCACGCCATCGTCGGCGAGGCCCTCGAACGGATCGTCGACGACGTGCCCGAGGACGTGCGCCTGGGCTTGCACGTCTGTTACGGCGACTACTCGCGGATCTACCCCGAGATTCTGGACTACCCGGTCGAGGAGTACGACCTCGAACTGGCCAACGGCGGCTACGAGCAACTGGACGTCTTCAAGGACGACGAGTTCACCAAGGACTTCGCGATGGGCGTCGTCGACGTCCACACCGCCGAGGTCGAGTCCGTCGAGGAGATCAAGGAGAACATCAAGAAGGGGCTGGAGGTCGTCCCGCCGGAGCAACTGACCGTCTCGCCGGACTGCGGTGTGAAGCTACTGCCCCGAGAGGTCGCCTACGGCAAGATGGAGAATATGGTGAAGGCGGCTCGCGAGATCGAGCAGGAACTCGACGCTGGCGAGATTGATGTTGTGGCTGGTGCGGAAGCGAGTGCGGACGACTGA
- a CDS encoding HemK2/MTQ2 family protein methyltransferase yields MGDEEVDEGVPALAERRDLEQVYQPAEDSHLLAEAAREAVEPGERALDVGTGSGYVASALAEAGAEVVATDVNPLACEQARESGVPVVQANLADPFRASVFDLVTFNPPYLPTPPEEAMNDWMERALSGGESGRVVIAPFLETAGRVLAPDGRVLLLVSTLTDVEAVEELATAAGFTTREVADESHPFERLVVLELRR; encoded by the coding sequence ATGGGAGACGAGGAAGTTGACGAGGGAGTGCCGGCGCTGGCCGAACGGCGCGACCTCGAGCAGGTCTATCAGCCGGCCGAGGACTCACACCTGCTGGCCGAGGCCGCCCGCGAGGCCGTCGAACCGGGCGAGCGCGCACTCGACGTCGGGACCGGCTCGGGCTACGTCGCCAGTGCGCTTGCCGAGGCCGGTGCCGAAGTGGTCGCGACCGACGTCAATCCACTGGCCTGCGAGCAGGCGCGTGAATCGGGAGTCCCGGTCGTCCAGGCCAACCTCGCCGACCCCTTTCGAGCGTCGGTGTTCGACCTCGTGACGTTCAACCCGCCCTATCTGCCGACGCCACCCGAGGAAGCCATGAACGACTGGATGGAACGGGCGCTGTCGGGCGGCGAGAGCGGCCGCGTAGTGATCGCACCCTTTCTGGAAACCGCCGGTCGCGTGCTCGCGCCCGACGGGCGGGTCCTCCTGCTCGTGAGCACGCTCACGGACGTCGAGGCGGTCGAAGAGCTGGCAACTGCGGCCGGCTTCACCACCCGAGAGGTCGCCGACGAATCCCATCCCTTCGAACGACTGGTCGTCCTCGAACTCCGTCGCTGA
- a CDS encoding restriction endonuclease encodes MGTVIDVHGSGKAGLDAATDERLSGQYLADRPLSASVGDNEQVAFVIVNKRGGVTVERKSGSESYKPGRNYRTLVAVTDVRLLIAVGGAGESGDRIVSVPLSTITGVDTESSFLGGALVVATDAGERWSIPCRDDLDPVVSYLQHAKRAWSKVDRLLAEVDERIGAAEDRLETGDHEGALEAADDAISVVAHAREELGTFEMGRGVVANADFERREASIRTVQRRVHAGVASEQVEQARDTAEADRYREAHDHFERARAACERALAIDADEPSEDDLTERQGEIERELRDLEGAPAAAAADVLDEAREIDDPSERAAALEDALEAQRDLLGLCWGPEAAFDGDPEEIRERIVAIVEEILAARLDAVRRSLVAADRLDVRDRGDDALAECARATEHIDAARAVARELLPERVEALDTWAETVDEQRARVQKDDSGTTAAVSGVSSDAAAAGPTTAESTEPTDAVVAGIATVDDASAGSEDDTGPPVAGEEIEPESLAERLATLDKSAFTSLIADVWRDLGWRTTAFTESIDQYDVMATRADPVELRMLIWAVHRPDGDLDTAVVDRCATDRANVDRADVAALVTTGAVPEAVRERASEHNVKLLERTDLLDLLEREQLAHLIDGLRQ; translated from the coding sequence ATGGGGACAGTTATCGACGTCCACGGATCGGGAAAGGCAGGCCTCGACGCGGCGACAGACGAGCGTCTGAGCGGGCAGTATCTGGCAGACAGGCCGCTCTCGGCGTCGGTCGGCGACAACGAGCAGGTGGCGTTCGTCATCGTGAACAAGCGCGGTGGTGTGACCGTCGAGCGAAAAAGTGGGAGCGAGAGCTACAAGCCGGGCCGGAACTACCGGACACTGGTCGCAGTGACGGACGTCCGGCTGTTGATCGCAGTCGGCGGTGCGGGCGAGAGCGGCGACCGGATCGTCTCGGTCCCGCTGTCGACGATCACTGGCGTCGACACCGAGAGCAGCTTTCTCGGCGGGGCGCTGGTCGTCGCGACCGACGCGGGCGAGCGGTGGTCGATTCCGTGTCGGGACGACCTCGATCCCGTCGTGTCGTATCTCCAGCACGCCAAGCGAGCGTGGTCGAAGGTCGACCGGCTACTGGCGGAAGTCGACGAACGGATCGGGGCGGCCGAAGACCGTCTCGAAACCGGGGACCACGAGGGGGCACTCGAAGCGGCCGACGACGCCATCTCGGTCGTTGCCCACGCCCGCGAGGAACTCGGGACGTTCGAGATGGGGCGTGGCGTCGTCGCCAACGCCGATTTCGAGCGTCGCGAGGCGTCGATACGGACGGTCCAGCGGCGGGTCCACGCAGGCGTCGCCAGCGAACAGGTGGAGCAGGCCCGAGACACGGCCGAGGCCGACCGCTACCGCGAGGCACACGACCACTTCGAGCGCGCCAGAGCGGCCTGCGAGCGGGCGCTGGCGATCGACGCCGACGAACCGAGCGAGGACGACCTCACTGAACGACAGGGCGAGATCGAGCGCGAACTGCGCGATCTCGAAGGCGCACCCGCCGCGGCCGCGGCCGACGTGCTCGACGAGGCCCGCGAGATCGACGACCCCAGCGAGCGAGCGGCGGCGCTGGAGGACGCTCTCGAGGCCCAGCGCGACCTGCTGGGGCTATGCTGGGGGCCCGAGGCAGCGTTCGACGGTGACCCCGAAGAGATTCGCGAACGGATCGTCGCGATCGTCGAGGAGATCCTCGCAGCCCGTCTCGACGCAGTCAGACGATCGCTGGTCGCAGCCGATCGCCTGGACGTCCGTGATCGGGGAGACGACGCGCTCGCGGAGTGCGCTCGTGCTACCGAGCATATCGACGCGGCGCGTGCGGTCGCCCGCGAGCTACTGCCCGAACGGGTCGAGGCGCTGGACACCTGGGCCGAAACGGTCGACGAACAGCGCGCCAGAGTCCAGAAAGACGATTCCGGAACGACGGCCGCCGTCTCCGGTGTGAGTAGCGACGCCGCGGCGGCCGGACCAACCACAGCCGAGTCCACGGAACCGACAGACGCAGTCGTTGCCGGAATCGCGACCGTCGACGACGCGTCGGCCGGCAGCGAGGACGATACTGGACCGCCAGTGGCGGGCGAAGAAATCGAGCCCGAATCGCTGGCCGAACGGTTGGCGACACTCGATAAATCGGCATTCACCAGCCTGATCGCGGACGTCTGGCGAGACCTGGGCTGGCGGACGACGGCGTTCACCGAATCGATCGACCAGTACGACGTGATGGCGACCCGGGCAGACCCGGTCGAACTCCGCATGCTGATCTGGGCAGTCCACCGTCCCGACGGCGACCTCGACACCGCGGTCGTCGACCGATGTGCGACCGATCGGGCGAACGTCGACCGGGCCGACGTCGCCGCGCTCGTGACGACCGGCGCAGTCCCGGAGGCAGTCCGCGAGCGCGCGAGCGAACACAACGTCAAACTCCTCGAACGAACGGACCTGCTCGACCTGCTCGAACGCGAGCAGTTGGCCCACCTGATCGACGGTCTCCGCCAATAA
- a CDS encoding DUF655 domain-containing protein, translating into MTNGDTDDSSSDVPTAVVLDYLPHGRSSDDRPQYEKEPLAFAVSTGAFRLYEMVLTDDADISIGDRVPVDRGAGVERLHQIDYEDLPGGAQSELAYAIEDIIDADTQRFVDFYNDAQPITTRLHALNLLPGIGKKLRNNILDKRKRRPFESFEDLEARVSGLHDPKEVLIERILEEISEEDLKYRIFAQRDSE; encoded by the coding sequence ATGACCAACGGGGACACCGACGACAGTTCGTCGGACGTACCGACAGCCGTCGTCCTCGACTATCTGCCACACGGCCGTTCGAGCGACGACCGACCCCAGTACGAGAAAGAGCCGCTCGCCTTCGCAGTCTCGACCGGCGCGTTCCGACTGTACGAGATGGTGCTGACCGACGACGCCGACATCTCGATCGGTGACCGCGTCCCCGTCGACCGCGGCGCGGGAGTCGAACGCCTCCACCAGATCGACTACGAGGACCTGCCGGGTGGCGCTCAGTCCGAACTTGCGTACGCAATCGAGGACATCATCGACGCCGACACCCAGCGGTTCGTCGACTTCTACAACGACGCCCAGCCGATCACGACCCGCCTGCACGCGCTGAACCTCCTGCCCGGGATCGGCAAGAAGCTGCGGAACAACATCCTCGACAAACGCAAGCGCCGCCCCTTCGAGAGTTTCGAGGATCTGGAAGCCCGCGTCAGCGGCCTCCACGATCCCAAGGAGGTGCTGATCGAGCGCATCCTCGAAGAGATCAGCGAGGAAGATCTGAAGTACCGGATCTTCGCCCAGCGCGACAGCGAGTAA
- a CDS encoding 5-methyltetrahydropteroyltriglutamate--homocysteine methyltransferase, with product MTDIVSTTPGLYPLPDWAKDDLSGLKGHQKDDLISGDEGEEIVSVYDEARADVIETQQAAGLDRVVEGQLRWDDMLAHPLAVHDSVDTRGIVRYYDNNNFYREPVVTDSLSKDGGDVAADLGAAADLVDDEALQAVLPGPYSLADLATDEYYEDEAEFLDAVASFLREEVNEFPEVETLFLLEPSLVTDAPGDGADERASEAIDSVASAADAEVVVQTYWGALEEKVHAHLLDADVDAVGYDFVTDHEANLYNINEYGTKDDIALGVVDGQNTLVETPGEIRERIEWVDEQTANDFETVYATANTELFYLPVNKFEEKLQALAGVAEVEEVQA from the coding sequence ATGACAGACATCGTATCGACGACACCGGGTCTGTATCCGTTGCCGGACTGGGCGAAAGACGACCTCTCGGGGCTGAAAGGCCACCAGAAAGACGACCTCATCAGCGGTGACGAGGGCGAGGAGATCGTCTCCGTCTACGACGAAGCCCGCGCCGACGTGATCGAAACTCAGCAGGCCGCCGGGCTGGATCGCGTGGTCGAGGGTCAGCTCCGCTGGGACGACATGCTGGCCCACCCGCTGGCAGTCCACGACAGCGTCGACACCCGCGGGATCGTCCGCTACTACGACAACAACAACTTCTATCGGGAGCCGGTCGTCACCGACTCCCTCTCGAAGGACGGCGGTGACGTCGCCGCCGACCTCGGTGCGGCCGCCGATCTGGTCGACGACGAGGCTCTGCAGGCTGTGCTGCCGGGTCCCTATTCGCTGGCGGATCTGGCGACTGACGAGTACTACGAGGACGAGGCGGAGTTCCTCGACGCCGTCGCCTCGTTCCTGCGCGAGGAAGTGAACGAGTTCCCCGAGGTCGAGACGCTGTTCCTGCTCGAACCGTCGCTCGTGACCGACGCGCCCGGCGACGGCGCGGACGAACGCGCCAGCGAGGCGATCGATTCGGTCGCCAGCGCCGCCGACGCCGAGGTCGTCGTCCAGACCTACTGGGGCGCGCTGGAGGAGAAGGTCCACGCCCATCTGCTCGACGCCGACGTCGACGCCGTGGGCTACGACTTCGTGACCGACCACGAGGCCAACCTCTACAACATCAACGAGTACGGCACGAAAGACGACATCGCCTTGGGCGTCGTCGACGGCCAGAACACGCTGGTCGAGACGCCCGGCGAGATCCGCGAGCGGATCGAGTGGGTCGACGAACAGACCGCCAACGACTTCGAGACCGTCTACGCGACTGCCAACACCGAGCTGTTCTACCTCCCCGTCAACAAGTTCGAGGAGAAACTCCAGGCGCTCGCTGGCGTCGCCGAAGTCGAGGAGGTGCAAGCATGA